The DNA region TTTGTTACTGGTAACAACACCGATACGTTCTTTGCGTAATGATCTTTCTGCCATTTTCTTTCTTATTACTTGTTATTGGCTTTAGCTTCCTGCTGTTTGATAGCTGTCTTAAGACGAGCAACTGTACGGCGATTAGCTCTGATCAACATCGGATTTTCTACTGGAGAAATCGCGTGTGTGATTTTCATTTTAGCTAATTCAGCAGTTTTTTCGTTTAGCTTATCCTTGAGTTCTTCAAGGTTAAGGTCTTTGATATCTTTCGCTTTCATAATTTTCTACTCTATCAAATATTACCATCGTAATCGTTACGTACTACAAAACGTGTACGAACAGGAAGTTTTTGAGCAGCCAAACGAAGTGCTTCTCGTGCGATTTCCTCGCTTACTCCATCTGCTTCGAAGAGAATACGGCCGGGTTTCACAACTGCGGCGTAATATTCAACTGCACCCTTACCTTTACCCATACGAACCTCTAACGGTTTTTTGGTTATTGGTTTGTCTGGAAAAATTCGAATCCAAACTTTTCCTTCACGTTTCATAAAACGAGTAAGAGCGATACGGGCAGCTTCAATCTGACGTGAAGTCAAAAGAGCGCCATCTACAGATTTCAGTGCGAATGATCCGAAGGAAATCACACTTCCTCTTTTGGCATTTCCACCAAGGCTTCCTTTACCTTTTTGGACTTTCCTATATTTTGTGCGTTTAGGCTGTAACATTGCTACTTTTTATTATCGCATTATTTACTTCTCTTTCTTCTTGGCTTACCTGCCCCACCTCTGTCGTTTCTTCCTTTTCCTTCGTTATTACCGCCGGAAGCTGAAGAACCAAGAGCTTTGGTCATTCCGAAATTTGGAGAAAGATCTCTCTTTCCGAAAACTTCGCCTTTGCAGATCCATACTTTTACACCAAGCAATCCGTAAGTTGTGAGTGCTTCACCAACTGCATAATCAATATCCGCACGCAAAGTGTGAAGTGGAACACGACCTTCCATGAATGTTTCAGTACGTGCAATCTCAGCTCCATTTAAACGACCGGAGATAGTGATTTTAATTCCTTCTCCACCCATACGGATGCAACTTGCAATTGCCATTTTAATTGCACGACGGTAAGAAATACGAGCTTCAATCT from Flavobacteriales bacterium includes:
- the rpmC gene encoding 50S ribosomal protein L29; the protein is MKAKDIKDLNLEELKDKLNEKTAELAKMKITHAISPVENPMLIRANRRTVARLKTAIKQQEAKANNK
- the rplP gene encoding 50S ribosomal protein L16 — protein: MLQPKRTKYRKVQKGKGSLGGNAKRGSVISFGSFALKSVDGALLTSRQIEAARIALTRFMKREGKVWIRIFPDKPITKKPLEVRMGKGKGAVEYYAAVVKPGRILFEADGVSEEIAREALRLAAQKLPVRTRFVVRNDYDGNI
- the rpsC gene encoding 30S ribosomal protein S3 — protein: MGQKANPIGNRLGFIRGWDSNWFGGRRYADKLVEDEKIRKYLMARLRKASIAKIVIERTLKLITVTINTARPGVIIGKGGQEVDKLKEELKKLTKKEIQINIFEIKRPEVDARLVADGIARQIEARISYRRAIKMAIASCIRMGGEGIKITISGRLNGAEIARTETFMEGRVPLHTLRADIDYAVGEALTTYGLLGVKVWICKGEVFGKRDLSPNFGMTKALGSSASGGNNEGKGRNDRGGAGKPRRKRSK